In the genome of Kitasatospora cathayae, one region contains:
- a CDS encoding potassium transporter Kup, translated as MADRGAAPQPTAAQHSGAQNTARLALVVGALGVVFGDIGTSPIYTLQTVFNPDDPHPVPVTAQNVYGVVSLVFWSVVIIVLVTYVLLAMRADNEGEGGIMALITLLRRWSSPRGRRATAVLAALGIFGASLFFGDSMITPAISVLSAVEGLKVVEPSLESAVVPLTAVIIVLLFLVQRRGTAAVGRVFGPVMIAWFVAIGACGVSAIADHPQILRALSPSYALGFLFGHFGTAFFALAAVVLAVTGAEALYADMGHFGRRPITRGWLFLVFPACVLSYLGQGALILGDPRNISSPFFLLAPGWGRLPMVVLATAATVIASQAVITGAYSVASQAAQLGYLPRLRIAYTSESTMGQVYVPWINWLLMVSVLTLVFAFRSSTALAFAFGMAVTGTITITTLLFFYVARARWGTPVWLVVAGATPLLAVDLLFVAANATKLLHGAWLPLLIGITAFTVMTTWQRGREIVTAERARHEGPLREFVDGLHCGEVPALRVPGTAVFLNRGKQTAPLALRANVEHNHVRHDQVVILSIETEPVPRVPADQRITVDDLGYAEDGIIHVTARFGYVETPDVPTTLAVLDPAETEGRLQLDQASYFLSKIELRRGKEPTMAPWRKRLFIATSYITADAAEYFGLPRERTVIMGSHIEV; from the coding sequence ATGGCCGATCGCGGTGCCGCACCGCAGCCGACAGCGGCTCAGCATTCCGGCGCACAGAACACGGCGCGCCTCGCGCTGGTGGTGGGTGCCCTGGGTGTGGTCTTCGGCGACATCGGGACCAGTCCGATCTACACGCTCCAGACCGTGTTCAACCCGGATGACCCTCATCCCGTCCCGGTCACCGCGCAGAACGTGTACGGGGTGGTGTCGCTCGTCTTCTGGTCCGTGGTGATCATCGTCCTGGTCACCTACGTGCTGCTGGCGATGCGCGCCGACAACGAGGGCGAGGGCGGCATCATGGCCCTGATCACCCTGCTGCGGCGGTGGAGCTCACCGCGAGGCCGCAGGGCCACCGCGGTGCTGGCCGCACTGGGCATCTTCGGTGCCTCGCTGTTCTTCGGCGACAGCATGATCACCCCGGCGATCTCGGTGCTGTCCGCGGTCGAGGGGCTCAAGGTCGTGGAGCCCTCGCTGGAGAGCGCGGTGGTGCCGCTCACGGCGGTGATCATCGTGCTGCTGTTCCTCGTCCAGCGCCGCGGAACGGCGGCGGTCGGCCGGGTGTTCGGGCCGGTGATGATCGCCTGGTTCGTCGCCATCGGCGCGTGCGGCGTGTCCGCCATCGCCGACCACCCGCAGATCCTCCGAGCCCTGTCGCCGAGCTACGCGCTGGGCTTCCTGTTCGGCCACTTCGGGACCGCCTTTTTCGCGCTGGCCGCGGTCGTGCTCGCGGTCACCGGCGCCGAGGCGCTCTACGCCGACATGGGGCACTTCGGTCGTCGGCCGATCACCCGAGGCTGGCTGTTCCTCGTGTTCCCGGCATGCGTGCTGAGCTACCTCGGCCAGGGCGCGTTGATCCTCGGGGACCCGCGCAACATCAGCAGCCCGTTCTTCCTGCTGGCGCCGGGCTGGGGACGGCTGCCGATGGTCGTGCTGGCCACGGCGGCGACCGTGATCGCCTCCCAGGCGGTGATCACCGGCGCGTACTCGGTCGCCTCCCAGGCCGCCCAACTGGGCTACCTGCCGCGGCTGCGAATCGCGTACACCTCCGAGTCGACGATGGGTCAGGTCTACGTCCCCTGGATCAACTGGCTGCTGATGGTCTCGGTCCTCACCCTGGTCTTCGCCTTCCGCAGCTCGACGGCACTCGCGTTCGCCTTCGGCATGGCGGTCACCGGCACCATCACCATCACCACCCTGCTGTTCTTCTACGTCGCCCGTGCCCGCTGGGGCACACCGGTGTGGCTCGTCGTAGCCGGCGCGACGCCGCTGCTCGCCGTGGACCTGCTGTTCGTGGCGGCGAACGCGACCAAGCTCCTCCACGGTGCGTGGCTGCCGCTGTTGATCGGCATCACCGCGTTCACCGTCATGACCACCTGGCAGCGCGGCCGCGAGATCGTCACCGCCGAGCGAGCACGGCATGAAGGCCCGCTGCGCGAGTTCGTCGACGGCCTCCATTGCGGGGAGGTGCCGGCGCTCCGGGTCCCCGGCACGGCCGTCTTTCTCAACCGGGGCAAGCAGACCGCGCCGCTGGCCCTGCGGGCCAACGTCGAGCACAACCACGTACGGCACGACCAGGTCGTAATTCTGTCCATCGAGACCGAGCCCGTGCCGCGAGTCCCGGCCGACCAGCGGATCACCGTCGACGACCTCGGCTACGCCGAGGACGGGATCATCCACGTCACCGCCCGGTTCGGCTACGTGGAGACACCGGACGTGCCCACCACGCTGGCGGTGCTCGATCCGGCCGAGACCGAGGGCCGCCTGCAGCTCGACCAGGCGTCCTACTTCCTGTCGAAGATCGAGCTGCGGCGCGGGAAGGAACCGACGATGGCACCCTGGCGCAAGCGCCTGTTCATCGCCACCTCCTACATCACCGCCGACGCCGCCGAGTACTTCGGCCTCCCCCGCGAGCGCACCGTCATCATGGGCTCGCACATCGAGGTGTAG
- a CDS encoding LuxR C-terminal-related transcriptional regulator, protein MRGMSEAELSHLGVGADEELVYRSALRSPGLGTEALALAAGMGVHELRAVLERLTASGMVTVAEDEGIMATDPFVVTERLVESRLTELQAEIQRVIAARHVVSVLLDDQRDGRRRSGPDGVERVEGADRVRARIDELAFFARHELLSVQPNGPLSAAAIEGAEEADTRALRRGLVMRTIMRSDALQDRRTADYLTGLSARGARIRTMDGPLERMLIFDRRTALVPIDPKETGRGALVVHQPGMISSLIALFERFWSAGEDLGQEHLTEIERRVLKTMVRVEKDEAGARELGISIRTYRGHVANLLRRLKATHRTQGVLAARDRGWL, encoded by the coding sequence ATGAGGGGAATGTCAGAGGCCGAGCTGTCGCACCTCGGGGTCGGGGCGGACGAGGAACTCGTCTACCGGTCCGCGCTGCGCTCTCCGGGCCTGGGTACCGAGGCTCTCGCGCTAGCTGCCGGTATGGGCGTCCACGAGCTGCGAGCGGTCCTGGAACGCCTGACGGCATCCGGGATGGTGACGGTGGCCGAGGACGAGGGGATCATGGCCACGGATCCGTTCGTAGTGACCGAGCGGCTGGTCGAGTCACGACTCACCGAACTCCAGGCGGAGATCCAGCGCGTCATCGCGGCCCGGCACGTGGTCAGCGTCCTGCTCGACGACCAACGGGACGGCCGCCGGCGGTCCGGACCGGACGGAGTCGAGCGGGTCGAGGGCGCCGACCGGGTCCGGGCCCGCATCGACGAACTGGCCTTCTTCGCCCGCCACGAACTGCTGTCCGTCCAGCCGAACGGTCCGCTGTCCGCCGCCGCGATCGAGGGCGCGGAGGAAGCCGACACGCGGGCTCTGCGGCGCGGTCTGGTGATGCGCACCATCATGCGGTCGGACGCCCTCCAGGACCGACGGACGGCCGACTACCTGACCGGGTTGAGCGCACGGGGCGCGCGGATCCGCACGATGGACGGACCGCTGGAGCGGATGCTGATCTTCGACCGGCGGACCGCCCTGGTGCCGATCGATCCGAAGGAAACCGGCCGCGGAGCGCTGGTCGTCCACCAGCCAGGGATGATCTCCAGCCTCATCGCGCTTTTCGAGCGGTTCTGGTCGGCCGGTGAGGACCTGGGGCAGGAACACCTGACCGAAATCGAGCGACGAGTCCTGAAGACCATGGTCCGGGTCGAGAAGGACGAGGCGGGCGCGCGCGAACTCGGCATCTCCATCCGGACCTACCGTGGCCACGTCGCCAACCTGCTGCGCCGTCTGAAGGCCACGCACCGCACCCAGGGCGTCCTGGCCGCGCGCGACCGCGGATGGCTCTGA